From a region of the Eulemur rufifrons isolate Redbay chromosome 7, OSU_ERuf_1, whole genome shotgun sequence genome:
- the RGP1 gene encoding RAB6A-GEF complex partner protein 2 encodes MIEVVAELSRGPVFLAGEALECVVTVTNPLPPTATSASSEALAWASAQIHCQFHASESRVALPPPDSSQPDVQPDSQTVFLPHRGERGQCILSTPPKILFCDLRLDPGESKSYSYSEVLPIEGPPSFRGQSVKYVYKLTIGCQRVNSPITLLRVPLRVLVLTGLQDVRFPQDEAVAPSSPFLEEDEGGKKDSWLAELAGERLMAATSCRSLHLYNISDGQGKVGTFGIFKSVYRLGEDVVGTLNLGEGTVACLQFSVSLQTEERVQPEYQRRRGTGGVSSVSHVTHARHQESCLHTTRTSFSLPIPLSSTPGFCTAIVSLKWRLHFEFVTSREPGLVLLPPVEQPEPTTWTGPEQVPVDTFSWDLPIKVLPTSPTLASYAAPGPSTSTITI; translated from the exons ATGATTGAAGTAGTAGCAGAGCTGAGCCGGGGTCCTGTATTTCTGGCAGGGGAGGCGCTGGAATGTGTGGTGACTGTCACCAACCCGCTGCCCCCCACGGCCACTTCTGCATCCAG TGAGGCTCTGGCCTGGGCCAGTGCCCAGATCCATTGCCAGTTTCATGCCAGTGAGAGTCGGGTAGCACTGCCTCCCCCTGACTCTAGTCAGCCAGATGTCCAGCCTGACAGCCAGACTGTCTTTCTGCCACACCGAG GTGAGAGGGGTCAGTGTATCCTTTCTACTCCACCAAAAATTCTATTCTGTGACCTGAGGCTAGACCCTGGAGAGTCCAAATCAT ACTCCTACAGTGAAGTGCTGCCCATAGAGGGACCACCCTCCTTTCGGGGTCAGTCAGTCAAGTATGTCTACAAACTGACCATTGGCTGCCAGCGTGTCAACTCACCCATCACTTTACTCAGGGTCCCTTTGAGGGTTCTTGTGCTGACTG GCCTTCAGGATGTCCGCTTTCCCCAGGATGAGGCTGTGGCCCCATCCAGTCCATTCTTAGAGGAAGATGAAGGTGGGAAGAAGGATTCATGGCTAGCTGAGCTGGCTGGGGAGCGCCTCATGGCTGCCACATCCTGCCGCAGCCTAC ATCTATACAATATCAGTGATGGCCAAGGGAAAGTTGGGACATTTGGCATCTTCAAATCTGTGTACAGACTCGGCGAGGACGTGGTGGGGACCTTAAACTTAGGGGAAGGAACCGTAGCTTGTTTGCAG TTTTCAGTAAGCTTACAGACTGAGGAGCGTGTACAGCCTGAGTACCAGCGGCGCCGTGGGACAGGGGGTGTCTCCTCTGTGTCCCATGTGACTCATGCCCGGCACCAGGAGTCCTGCCTACATACAACCAGAACCAGCTTCTCCCTCCCTATCCCTCTCAGCTCCACCCCAGGCTTTTGCACAGCCATTG TGTCCCTGAAGTGGCGATTGCATTTTGAATTTGTAACATCCCGAGAACCAGGATTGGTACTCCTACCCCCTGTGGAACAGCCCGAACCTACCACCTGGACAGGTCCTGAGCAAGTGCCTGTGGACACCTTCAGCTGGGACCTCCCCATCAAGGTCCTGCCCAcaagccccaccctggcctcatatgctgccccaggccccagcaccAGCACCATAACCATCTGA
- the MSMP gene encoding prostate-associated microseminoprotein: protein MALPILWTGQAKGILGGWGIICLVMSLLLQHPGVHSKCYFQAQAPCHYEGKYFTLGESWLRKDCFHCTCLHPVGVGCCDTSQHPIDFPAGCEVRQEAGTCQFSLVQKSDPRLPCKGGGPDPEWGSANTPVPGAPAPHSS, encoded by the exons ATGGCCCTACCGATACTCTGGACTGGACAGGCCAAGGGGATCCTAGGTGGCTGGGGAATCATCTGCTTGGTGATGTCTCTACTCCTCCAGCACCCAGGAGTCCACAGCAAGTGCTACTTCCAAGCTCAAG CCCCCTGTCACTATGAGGGGAAATACTTTACCCTGGGTGAGTCTTGGCTCCGTAAGGACTGTTTCCATTGCACCTGTCTGCATCCTGTTGGTGTGGGCTGCTGTGACAC GTCCCAGCACCCCATTGACTTCCCCGCTGGGTGTGAGGTACGTCAGGAGGCAGGAACCTGCCAGTTCTCCCTGGTGCAAAAATCTGACCCTCGGCTGCCCTGCAAAGGGGGAGGGCCTGACCCGGAGTGGGGCTCAGCCAACACCCCTGTTCCTGGGGCTCCTGCTCCCCACTCCAGCTAA